A window of the Tiliqua scincoides isolate rTilSci1 chromosome 5, rTilSci1.hap2, whole genome shotgun sequence genome harbors these coding sequences:
- the LOC136654292 gene encoding olfactory receptor 12D1-like, protein MENMTEVQEFILQGLTSDQSKQHVLFVLFLLLYMACLLGNGAILTIVLASPQLHTPMYFFLGNLSCQDICISTATVPKILSGFLMAHQTTSYIECLIQLHFFHFLGCSEAILLGIMAYDRYVAICNPLRYSVIMNKEVCLMLAVATWTASFFYALMHTIMTSRLWFCGPNVVQHFLCDIKPLLELACSSTALNLTLLNVVTGFICVASFFVTLLSYFYIISFLFFKFQTWQSRWKAFSTCVSHLTVVTLYLVPPILNYMLPSAGNTSEREMIITLAYVIITPVLNPLIYTLRNQDVKSSLRKIITRKLFSDRI, encoded by the coding sequence aTGGAGAACATGACGGAGGTGCAGGAATTCATTCTCCAGGGTTTGACCAGTGACCAATCTAAGCAACACGTTCTCTTCGTTCTTTTCCTGCTTCTCTACATGGCCTGTTTGCTGGGGAATGGGGCCATTTTGACTATCGTCTTAGCCTCTCCACAGCTCcatacccccatgtatttcttcttaGGTAATCTCTCTTGTCAGGATATATGCATCTCTACAGCTACAGTACCCAAAATTTTGAGTGGCTTCCTAATGGCACACCAGACCACTTCCTACATTGAGTGCCTGATTCAGCTGCACTTTTTCCACTTCTTGGGCTGCAGTGAAGCTATACTTCTGGGCATCATGGCATATGACCGCTATGTAGCTATCTGCAACCCCCTGCGATACTCTGTTATCATGAACAAAGAGGTTTGCCTTATGCTAGCTGTGGCCACCTGGACTGCTAGTTTTTTTTATGCCTTAATGCACACAATAATGACTTCTCGACTGTGGTTCTGTGGCCCCAACGTTGTCCAGCACTTTCTTTGTGACATCAAACCCCTGCTCGAACTAGCCTGCAGTAGCACTGCCCTCAACCTCACCCTCCTTAATGTGGTGACTGGTTTTATTTGTGTTGCTTCCTTCTTTGTCACCCTCCTCTCTTACTTCTATAtcatctccttcctcttcttcaaaTTCCAGACATGGCAGAGCCGTTGGAAAGCTTTTTCCACCTGTGTTTCGCACCTGACCGTTGTGACCCTCTACCTAGTTCCTCCAATCTTAAATTACATGCTTCCCTCTGCAGGTAACACTTCTGAAAGAGAGATGATCATTACCCTTGCATACGTTATCATCACCCCAGTTTTAAACCCCTTAATCTATACTCTGAGGAATCAAGATGTAAAATCATCTCTGAGAAAAATCATAACCAGAAAACTGTTCTCAGATAGGATTTGA